Within the Streptosporangiales bacterium genome, the region TTCGTCAGCGCGACTTCCCGCTCGTCCAGCGTCGCGCCCTGTCGCTGCCGGTCACGTGCCTGCCGCCTGGCCTGCCGCGACTCCTCCCACATCGGGGGCTCGGCGACCCGCCGCCGTACGTACAGCGCGAGCAGTGCCGGCACGATGCCGAGCACGAACAGCCAGCGCCAGGACCCGCCGGCCGCGTCGATGAACAGCCAGACGCCGGTGGCGACGAGGAAGCCGACGCCGAAGCAGCCCGCGAGGAACGCCAGGCCACGCCCGCGCGTGCGCGGCTTGAGGTACTCCGACAGCAACGTGGTGCCCGTCCCCCACTCCGCGCCCATCCCGAGACCGGTGAGGAAACGCAGCACGATGAACACCCCAGCCGAGGCTCGCCGCGGTGAAGGCGCGCCGGCGCAGCACGGTCTGGTCGGCGGCGGTGAGCGACTCGGTTGTCATCGGGGTCACCCACTTCCGAACGCCGGCAGGTCGAGGAAGCGATCGGCGGCGGCCAGGCGGGTCGAGACGTTCGCGGCCAGCTCGGTGCGTGCGGCGTCCAGCTGTGCCTGGGTGGTGATGCTCTGCTCGGTCTGCAGCATCTGGTGCGAGAAGCTGTAGACGAACGCGCACCGTGGATACCTGCGCTCCTGGTAGCTCGCCAGCAGCTGGTCGACCGGCTTACCGCTGACGGCCTCCTCCGCGAGCACCATGCCGTCCTCCAGGGCCATCGCCGACCCCTGGGTGAGATGCGGTGGGTACGGGTGGGCCGCGTCACCGGCGATCACCAACCGGCCGCGGTGCCACGGCGGCGGCACCAGCGTCACCTCGAGCGGGCTGTACGCGATCTCCAGGTCGGTCGACAGGGTGTCCCTGATCTCCGCGGCCAGCCCGCCGTAGCCGGCCAGCCGGTCCCGCAGCAGCTCGCAGAAGTCCGCGGGGTCGAAGCGGGGACGCCCCGGCTCCGGGCGGATGTGGAACAGGTACATCTGCTTCTCGTTGAGTGGCATGACGCCGGTCTTGCTGCCCAGCCCCTGGTAGAACTCCATGCAGGTGACGTCTGCCGGCCGCTCCACGATCGTGCGCCAGGCCGAGTAGCCGGCAGGCACCGGCTCGCAGGCGCGCCCGTACAGCTCGTGCCTGGTGGTCGACTTCACGCCGTCGAAACCGACCACCAGGTCGAAGTCGCCGGTGCGCCCGTCGTCGAACGTGACGTGCACCGAGGGCCCGTCCTTGACCAGGTCGGCGACCACCGTGCCCAGCCGGATGTCCACGCCGGCCGCCCTGGTCGCGGCCACCAGGATGCGGTGCAGGTCCTTGCGCGGCAGCGCACTCATCGCCGGCAGTCCCGCGCCGCCGAGCAGGAACCTGTGCTCCGCGATCAGCACGCGGTCGTAGTCGTGGATCCTGATCCGGTCGAACGCGAAACCGGCGTCCAGCACGTCGTCGAGCACCCCGATGGCGTCGAGTACGCGCAGCGCGTTCGCCGGTTGACCGAGCCCGACGCCGTACACGGTGAACTCGGGCTTGCGTTCCACCAGCACGACCTCGACGCCGCGCTGGGCCAGCGCCGTCGCGGTGGCGAGACCTCCGATTCCGCCACCGACCACGAGTACGCGCTGCATGCCACGACCGTAGGGAGTGCGATGCGATAGCAGAAATCGATTCTCCTGATGCCAGCCATCCACGCCGGCTATTCCCGCTGGTCCTCCAGGGCCACGGCGATGTCGGCGAGCTGCTCCCGCAGCCACTGGTGGGCCGGTTCGTCGGTGCGGCGGGGGTGCCAGAACATCTGCTGCGTGATCGGCGTCAGCGACACCGGCGGCTCGACGGTCCTGATGCGCGTCAGCGCACCGAGTGCGTGCCCGAGCCGCTCGTGGATCATGGCGATCAGCCGGGTGCCGGGCAGCAGCATCGGGGCGACCAGGAAGCTCTCCGTGGTCATCTCCACGTTGCGCCCGATGCCCAGCTCGTCCAGCTCCCGGTCGACGGTGGAGCGCTGCCCGTTGGCGCGGTACGCCAGGTACGGCAGCTCCTGGAACCTGGCCACGGTGAGGTCGCCTTCGCGGTCCGGGTGGTCGGCGGCCATCGCGCAGACGAACCTGTCGGTGAACAGGTCCGCGCTGGCCAGGCCGTCGACGTTCTCCACCACCTCACGGGGCAGCACGAGCAGGTCGATCTCGCCGGTGCGGAGCTGGTCGGCGTACTGGTGCAGCACCGGCTCCACCTGCAGCCGGACGTTCGGGGCGAGCGCCGTCAGCCGGCCCATCAGCTGCCGCAGCAGCACGAGCGTGATGTAGTCGGTCGCCGCCACCACGAACGTCCGCGCGTCGCGCGTCGGGTCGAAGCCCGGCCGGGCGCTGAGCGTCTGCTCGATCCTCGTCAGGATGTCGCGCAGCGGTCCCTGCAGCGACTCGGCGAACGAGGTGAGCTCCAGGCTACGCCCGGACCGCACCAGCAACGGGTCGTCGAGCAACCGCCGCAACCGCGCGAGCGACGCGCTCATCGCCGGCTGGCTGACCGACAACCGCTGCGCGGCCCGCGTGACGTGCCGCTCCCGCAACAGCGCGTCGAGCGCGACGAGCAGGTTCAAGTCGATCTGGCGCAGATCCACCGCCCGGCCTCCCAGGATGCTCGGCTGCTACCGAGCATCCTGCCCTACGCCGACGCGGCCGCGTACAGCGTCGCGAAGTTGTCCTTGTACTGCTCGTAGACGGGGCCGAGGTTGGTCTTCACCATCGCCTCGTCGTTGCGGCGCAGCGAGGTCTGGTTGAAGTTGGGGCTGCCGGTGAGCACCCAGCGTGCGCCCGGCTCGCCGGCGTAGCTGCCTTCGAGCAACAGGTACTTGGAGTGGATGCGGCCGGGCAGCGCGTTGGGGTTGTCGAGCAACCGCATGAAGATGTTCGGCTCCGCCGACAGCCGGGCGCGTGCCTCGTCGTCCATCAGGCCGTGCAGATACGTACCCGGCAGCCCTGCTCGGCCAGCTCGACGAGCCGCTCGGCGAGCCCGATGCGGTACGTGTCCCACTCGGACATCCCGACCCGGATCGTGGTGGAGGTAGCACAGCCGGCGTCGGCGAGGAAGTCCTGCACCGGGTCGCTCGTCGCGAACGGGAAGAAGTACGACGTCACCGAACCACCGCGCATGCCCGTGTCGGTCACGCGCGCGTAGTCGTCGTTGCGCCGCTCGGCGGCCAGGTCCGCGAAATAGGAGCCGTACGCGTCGTAGAGCTTGGAGTTTCCGACGAAAGTGGTGGCGTTGTTCCAATACGTGGTGGAGTTGAGGTCGGTGAAGTTTGCCGACGACTGGACGACCACGTCGGACTTACCGCCGGTACGGGAGAACACGTAGAACTTGTTGTGCTGACCCTTGGTGCCGATGCACGCCGCGGTGTTGCCCTCGGGTGACAGACCGGTGCAGACGTGCAGCCAGGAGCGCTTCGACTCGTCCGTCCCGAGCGCGGTACGCAACGACTCCACGGCGGGGTTGTCCACCTGCCAACCGTCCAGCACGAGCTTTACGTCGACGCCGCGCTCGTGCGCGTCGACGAGCTCCGTGGCGAAGTCCATGCCGGCGTCGCCGGAGATCACGAAGTGGGCGATGCGGATGCGCGAACCGCTCTGCGCCTGGTGCACGAGGCTGCAGATCTGCCGTACGACCGCGGTCGGGTCTCCGCCTGCCGGGTCGTTGAACACCGACCCGGTGGCTACGGGTACGGTCGCCGCGTCGCGGCACGGCCGCGCACCCTCGTCGGCCGTAGCCGCGGCTGTAGGCACCAGGATGAGGGAGAGCAGGAGAGCGACACCGGCGAGCACTGACTTCACGCGCATCGAGCATTCCTTTGCGGCAGCAGAAAGCACCAAGAATTAGCGTGAATTTTCACGTTACTTCTCCCGGGGATTCGGGATTCCGGCGTGAAATCTTATCGGCGGCCGCAGAACTGTCAAGACACGAGAATCGGGGTATCCGGCGAATTGTTACGGAGCGTCAGGCGTCCTCGCCTGTGCCCATGCCCTCGAGCTCCTCGCTCAGCGCCTCCAGCTCGGAGCCACCGGCCATCTGCAGGGTGAGCTCGTCCAGGTCGAGCTCCGCCTTCGCGTAGCTCGCCGCCATCCGGCCGCGCTTGAGCAGGACGAACTCGTCCCCCACGAGGAAGGCGTGGTGCGGGTTGTGCGTGACGAGGATGACACCTAGCCCGGCTTCCCGCGCCGCGGCGACGTACTTCAGCACGACCCCGGACTGCTTCACGCCGAGCGCTGCCGTCGGCTCGTCCAGGATCAGCACCTTGGCGCCGAGGTACACCGCCCGCGCGATGGCCACGCACTGGCGTTCGCCGCCGGAGAGGGTGCCGATCGGCTGGTCGACGTCGCGCAGGTCGATGCCCATCTTCGCCAGCTCGTCCTTGGTCGTGCGCCGCATGGTCGCGACGTCCAGCCGCCGCACCGGCCATCCGCCGCGGGTGAGCTCGGACCCGAGGAAGAAGTTCCGCCACACCGGCATCAGCGGCACGACGGCAAGGTCCTGGTACACGGTCGCGATGCCGCGTTCGAGCGCTTCGCGCGGCGACGCGAACTGCACGGGCGCGTCGTCGACCTCGAAGCTGCCTTCGTCGTGCTGGTGCAGCCCGGCGACGATCTTTATGAGGGTCGTCTTCCCCGCTCCGTTGTCGCCGAGCACGCACGTGATCTGGCCCCGGTACACGTCCAGCGAGACGCCGGAGAGCGCAATGATGTTGCCGTAGCGCTTGCCCACCTCGTCGAGCCGTACCAACGGCCTCATCGCGACGCCTCCGCCCGCTTGCGCACCCACGCGTTCACCACTGCTGCGCCGAGCAGCATCACGCCGAGGAAGAGCTTGAACCAGTCCGAGTTCCACTCGGCGTACACGATGCCCTGCGACGCCATGCCGAAGATCAGCGCACCGACGGCCGCACCGATCGCCGAACCGTAGCCACCGGTGAGCAGGCACCCGCCGATGACCGCGGCGATGATGTACAGCAGCTCGTTGCCGACACCCTCGCCCGACTGGATGGTGTTGAACGCGAAGACCAGATGCATGCCGGAGAACCACGCCGCGAACTGCACTCCCATGAACAGCCCGATCTTCGTCCACGCCACCGGCACACTCGCGGCACGCGCGCTCTCCTTCGCGCCGCCGACGGCGTAGATCCAGTTGCCCACCTTCGTACGGAGCAGCAGCCAGGTGGCGAACGCCACGAACACCACCCACCACAGCACGGTGACCTTCACCGGCAACACATCGCTGGCGAACACGGCCTGGGCACTGGCGAAACCGTCCATGTCGGCGACCGAGTTCGACGCCACGTTGCCGGTGAGCAGCTTCGTCATGCCCAGGTTCAGGCCGGTCAACATGAGGAACATCGCGAGCGTGATGATGAAGCTCGGCAACCCGGTGCGGATCACCAGCACCCCGTTGACGAAGCCGATCGCCAACGAGACGGCCAGCGAGACCACCACACCGACCCAGATGTTGAGCGTCAGCTGGTAGCTGAGCAGCGTCGCCGTGAGCGCCGCGGTGATGACCGCGACGCCCGCGGAGAGGTCGAACTCGCCACCGATCATCAGCAGCGCCACGGCCAGCGCCATGATGCCGATGGTCGAGCTCGCGTACAACGTGTTCGCCAGCGCGGACGGCCCGATGAACCCGTCGGCGACCACCGCGAAGAAGACGAAGACGATGACCGCACCGATCACCGAGCCGAACTCGGGCCGGCTGATACCGCGGCGCAGCAGCGATCGCCGCACCATCCGTTCGTCCGCGCCCGCAGGTGCAGATGCCGCGTCAGCCATGACAGTCCCCGTCCCTCGTGCCTAGCGGGTACCCCTGTCGGTGAACTTCGAGATCTCGTCCACGGTGTCGGCCGTCACGACCTGCGGCCCGGTGAGCACCGTCTGGCCGCCACCGATCACGTTGCCGTTGTTGATATGCAGCCAGATCTGGTCGACGGCGAGGTAGCCCTGCAGGTACGGCTGCTGGTCCACGGCGAAGTCGATGTCGCCGCTCTTCAGGCCGGCGACCAGGTCCTTGTTGAGGTCGAAGGTGGAGACCTGGGCGTCACTGTTCGCGTCGTCGGCCGCCTTGACCGCCGTCAGCGCGAACGGGGCACCGAGCGCCAGCACGCTGTCGATGCTCTGGTCCGCCTGCAGCCGCGACTGGATGGTCGACCGCACGTCGGGCATGTTCTCGCCGTTGACGTGGACGTTCACCATCTCGCCGTCGAACGTCTCCTTGGCGCCTGCGCACCGCGCGTCCAGCCCCACGTGACCCTGTTCGTGGATCACGCAGAGGCTCTTCTTCGCCCCGGTCTTGTTGAGCTGTTCACCCGCGGCCTGACCGGCGACGGACTCCTCCTGGCCGAAGTGCGCGAGCGCGCCGTACTCCTTCGACTCCTGCTCGCCGGCGTTGATGGTCACGACGGGGATGCCCTTGTCGATGGCCTTCTCGACGGCGCTCTTCATCGCGCCGGGCTTCGACAGCGTGACGACGATGCCGTCGACGTCCTGGTTGATGGCGGTCTCCACGAGCTGGGCCTGGCGGGTGCCGTCCGGGTCGTTGGAGTAGAGGAACTTCGCGTTGTCCTTCTGCGCGGCCGCCTTCGCACCCTTCTGCACGATGTCCCAGAAGGTGTCGCCGGGCGCGCTGTGCGTGATCATCGCGACCCGGATGCGCGGGGTGTCCGCGACGTTGCCACCACCACCTGTCGCAGCGCTCTCCTCGGATTCCTTGCCGCCCTCGCTGCTGCATGCCGTCAGGGATACCCCGAGTGCTAAGGCCGCCGCTGCCACCTGTAACCGCTTCCGTCCCGATCCCATGGCGCTCTCCTTTGAGCTTGTCGCTGCTACCTCTGTGTCACAGATGTCTTCGCTGCTGCTTGCGGTGCGTCTCGTAGTCCGCGTACGCGGCGCGCGTGGAGGCACGGCTCGCGACCTCCGCGACGGGTACGTCCCACCACGACTGGGAGTCCGGGCCCCGCCCGATCGGGTCGGTCGGCACGTACACCACCGTGGTGCGGTCCGCCGCGGCGGCGGCGACGAGCGCCTCGCGCAGCTCGTCGCGGGTGCCGGCCCTGCGCACGTCGGCGCCGAGGCTGGCGGCGTTCGCCGCGAGGTCGACCGGCAGCGGCCCACCGTCGAGCATGCCGGTCGCCTCGTTGCGCATCCGGTAGCTGGTGCCGAACCGCTCCGCGCCCACAGACTCCGACAGCGCACCGATCGAACCGAACCCTGCGTTGTCGACGAGCACGATCACCAGCTTGATGCCCTCCGACACAGCGGTGACGATCTCCTGCGGCAGCATCAGGTACGAGCCGTCGCCGATGAGCACGAACACCTCGCGCTCCGGCGCGGCCAGCTTGATACCGAGACCCGCGGGGATCTCGTAGCCCATGCAGGAGTAGCCGTACTCCACGTGGTACTGCCCTGGATCGCGCGCACGCCACAGCTTGTGCAGGTCGCCCGGCATGCTGCCGGCCGCGTTCACCACCACGTCGCGTTCGCCCACGGTCTCGTTCAGCACGCCGAGTACGGCGGTCTGCGGCAGCGGCGAGCCGTCGTGTGCGTACACCTCGTCGACCACCTCGCGCCAGCCCTGCGTGAGCTCGCCGACCTCCGCGCGTACGGTCTCGCCCACCCGCCAGCCGGCGAGCTCGGCGGTGAGCGCCTGCAGCGCCGCCCTGGCGTCCGCGAGCAGCCCGGTGCCGGCGAGCTTGGCAGTGTCCATCGCCGCGACGTTGACGTTCACGAACCGTACGTCGGGTTCGGCGAACGCCGAGTGCGAGGCCGTGGTGAAGTCGCTGTAGCGGGTGCCGACGCCGATGACCACGTCGGCGCGCCTGGCAAGCGCGTTGGCGGCCTGGGTGCCCGTCGCGCCGACAGCGCCCACCGCGCACGGGTGGTCCCACGGCAGCACACCCTTGCCCGCCTGCGTCTCCGCCACCGGCACACCGGTCGCGTCCGCGAACGCGCGCAGCGCCTCGGTCGCCGCGGAGTACTTGACGCCTCCGCCGGCCACCAGCAGCGGCCGCTTCGCCGACCTGATCTCGGCTACCGCGCGGGCCAACGCCGCAGGCTCCGGTTGTGGCCTGGCGACGTGCCAGACCCGCGGCTCGAACAGCTCGGCCGGCCAGTCGTACGCCTCCGCCTGCACGTCCTGCGGCATCGCCAGCGTCACCGCGCCGGTGTCGACCGGGTCGGTCAGCACGCGCATCGCGGCGAGCAGTGCCGCCGGCAGCTGCTCAGCGCGGTTCACGCGGTCCCAGTACCGCGACACCGGGCGCAGGCAGTCGTTGACCGACACGTCGTACGACCGCGGGTCCTCCAGCTCCTGCAGCACCGGGTTCGCCACCCGGGTGGCGAAGATGTCGCCGGGCAACAGCAGCACCGGCAACCGGTTGATGGTGGCCAGCGCCGCACCCGTCACCAGGTTCGTGGCGCCCGGCCCGATCGACGTCGTGCACGCCATCATGGACAACCGGTTCGTGGTGCGCGCGTACCCGACGGCGGCGTGCACCATCGCCTGCTCGTTGCGCGACAGGTAGTAGCGCATCTGCTCGGTGTGCTCGAGCAGCGCCTGGCCGAGCCCCGCGACGTTGCCGTGCCCGAAGATGCCGAAGCAGCCAGCGATCAGCCGCTGCTGGTCGCCGTCGCGCTCGGACCACTGGTTCGCGAGGAACCTGACGGTGGCCTGCGCGACGGTGAGTCGCACGGTGCTCATGCCTCGCTCCCCTCGGTCAGCGGCAGCCGCGGGTCGACGGGCTGGTCCGTCCACGTCTCGCGGATCCACGCGTGCGCGGGGTCGTCGCAGATCAACCACACGCGCTCCGCCGCAGGACCGGCCATCACGTTCAGGTAGTACAGGTCGTAACCGGGTACCGCCATCGACGGGCCGTGCCAACCGTGCGGCATGCAGACGGTGTCGCCGGTACGTACCTCGGCGAGCACGTCGATCGGCCGCTCGTCGGTGCCGTACACCCGCTGGTACGCCATGCCCTCCCGGCCGGCAGGCGCGTCCACCTCGAAGTAGTAGATCTCCTCGAGCTCCGACTCGACGCCCGGACGGTCCTCGTCGTGCTTGTGCGGTGGGTACGACGACCAGTTGCCGCCCGGCGTGAGCACCTCCACGGCGATCAGCTTGTCCGCCTCGAACACGTGCGCGGCACAGAAGTTGTTCACCTGCCTGCTGCAGTTGCCCGCACCGCGCAGCTCCACCGGCACGTCGGCCGCGGGCACGTACCTGACCGGCAGCCGGCGCTCACACCTGGCCGCGGGCAGCGCCAGCCGGGCCGCACCGGCGGCGCTGATGGTGGCCTCCGCGTCCCTCGGCAGGTAGCAGAAGTCGCTGACCCCGGTGAACACGGAGTCGCGGCCGGTCAGCTCGATCGTCTCGCCGTCGCATTCGACGGCGCAGCCGCCGGCCAGCGGCAGCACGACCATCTCCTCGTCGTGCGTGGCGAACGTGTGCCGCTCACCGCCGGCCAGCTCGAGCACCCGCAAGCTGCTGTATCCCCAACCGGCGCGTTCCGGTGTCAGCTCCAGCCGCCACGGCCCGGCACTCAGCGAACCCGCGCGGTGGTGTCGCAGCTCGTCGGTCACTCGGTTTCCCTCCTACCCGGACGTTCCAGGACTACAGCAGTCCGACGGCGGTGTCGACCGCTGCGGCGACATCGTCGTCCGCGGGATACAACAGCGACCGCCCGACCACCAGGCCACGCACGGTGGGTAGCTCGAGCGCGGCCGCCCAGCGCGCGTACACGACGTCGGGGTCGTCGGTCACGTCGCCGCCGAGGATCAGCGCCGGTAGCGTCGCCGCCGCCATCACCCGTTCCATGTCCTCGACGACGGGCACCTTCAGCCAGGTATACGCCGACGTGGTGCCGAGCCCGGACGCGATGCCGAGCGCACGGGCCATCGCCTCGGGGGACAGGTCCGTGGTGAGCTGACCCGCGACCCGTCGCATGAGGAACGGCTCCACCATGGCCATCAGCTGCCGCTGCGCGAGCCCGCTCACCGCCTGCGCCGAGGACTCGAGCAGCGCCGCCGTCGCGTGGTCGCCAGGGTCGATCCGGACGAGCATCTTGCCGCCGTCGAGACCGGCCCGCTCGACGCCGTCGACGTCGTACGCCGTGAACCTGTCGTCGATCTCGAAGGTGGCGCCGGACAGGCCGCCGCGGTTCATCGACCCGATCACCAGGTGGCCGTCGAGCGCGCCGAGCAACAGCAGGTCGTCGACGATGTCGGGAGTGGCGAGCACACCGTCGACGCCTGGCCGGCTCAACGCGACGAGCACCCGCTCCAGCAGGTCCTTGCGGTCGGCCATCGCCAGCGGCCGGTCACCCACCCGCAGGGCACCGCGCGCGGGGTGGTCGACGGCGACGATCAGCAGCCGACCGTTCGCGTCGACCAGGTTCCTGCGCTTCCTGTTGGCGGCCGCCTCGGCGATCGCCGCCGGCTCGTGGATGCGCCGCTCGACGAGCTCCCGCACGTCGACGGTGGGCACCTGCTCGGGGGTCATCCGGACTCCCGCATCAGCTGCTCCACCTCTGCGGTGTCGGGCATCGCGTCGGCACAGGCCAGCCGGGCGCTGACGTAGGCGCCCGCGGCGTTGCAGAACCGCATGGTCGTCGCCAGGTCCCAGCCGGCGAGCAGGCCGTGGCACAGCGCACCGCCGAACGCGTCCCCGGCGCCGAGCCCGTTCACCACGTCGACCGGCACCGGCGGCACCTCGACCCGCTCGTCCCTGGTGGCCGCGAGCACGCCCTTGGGTCCCTGCTTCACGATCGCCAGCCGCGCACCGCGGTCGAGCAGCCGCTGGGCGGCCTCCTTCGGCTCCCTGCTGCCGACCGCAACCTCGATCTCGTCGAGGTTGCCCACGGCGACCGTCGCGTGCTCGATGGCCGCGCCGAACACCTCGCCCGCCTCGGCCCGCGACGGCCAGAACATCGGCCGGTAGTCGAGGTCGATGACCGTGTGGTCCCGGTGCTCGCGTGCCCGCAGCGCCTCGAGCGTCGCCGTACGGCTCGGCTCCTCGGACAGGCCCGTGCCCGTGACGGAGAACAGCCGCGCCGCCCGTACGGCGTCGAGGTCGAGCTCCTCGGCGTGGATCTCGAGATCCGGCGCCTTCGGGTACCGGTAGAAGTACAGCGGGAAGCTGTCCGGCGGGAAGATCTCGCAGAACACCACGGGCGTCGGCAGGTGCGGTACTGCGGTGACGAACCTGTCGTCCACGCCGAAGCCACGCAGCGCCTCGTGGACGTACACCCCGAACGGGTCGTCGCCGGTACGCGTGATCACCGCGCTGCGCAGGCCGTGCCTGGCCGCGGCCACGGCCACGTTCGTCGCGCTGCCACCGAGGAACCTGCCGAACCGCTCCACGTGCTGCAGCGGGGTGCCGGTCTGCTCCGGGTACAGGTCGACGCCGACCCGGCCCATCGTCAGCACGTCGAAGGGTGTCTCGGTCACCTTCCCGCCCCCGCCCACAGCTCGGCCAGGTACGCCATGCTCGCCGCCACGTCGGCGCGCGGCCCACCGTCCGCCGCCGGCTCGGCGTCGAGTATGCAGTCTTGTTCGAGCACGTACCACCCCGTGTACCCGACCGAGTCGAGCAGCCGGACGATCGCCGCCACGTCCA harbors:
- a CDS encoding ABC transporter permease, yielding MADAASAPAGADERMVRRSLLRRGISRPEFGSVIGAVIVFVFFAVVADGFIGPSALANTLYASSTIGIMALAVALLMIGGEFDLSAGVAVITAALTATLLSYQLTLNIWVGVVVSLAVSLAIGFVNGVLVIRTGLPSFIITLAMFLMLTGLNLGMTKLLTGNVASNSVADMDGFASAQAVFASDVLPVKVTVLWWVVFVAFATWLLLRTKVGNWIYAVGGAKESARAASVPVAWTKIGLFMGVQFAAWFSGMHLVFAFNTIQSGEGVGNELLYIIAAVIGGCLLTGGYGSAIGAAVGALIFGMASQGIVYAEWNSDWFKLFLGVMLLGAAVVNAWVRKRAEASR
- a CDS encoding substrate-binding domain-containing protein, which codes for MGSGRKRLQVAAAALALGVSLTACSSEGGKESEESAATGGGGNVADTPRIRVAMITHSAPGDTFWDIVQKGAKAAAQKDNAKFLYSNDPDGTRQAQLVETAINQDVDGIVVTLSKPGAMKSAVEKAIDKGIPVVTINAGEQESKEYGALAHFGQEESVAGQAAGEQLNKTGAKKSLCVIHEQGHVGLDARCAGAKETFDGEMVNVHVNGENMPDVRSTIQSRLQADQSIDSVLALGAPFALTAVKAADDANSDAQVSTFDLNKDLVAGLKSGDIDFAVDQQPYLQGYLAVDQIWLHINNGNVIGGGQTVLTGPQVVTADTVDEISKFTDRGTR
- the iolB gene encoding 5-deoxy-glucuronate isomerase, whose translation is MRHHRAGSLSAGPWRLELTPERAGWGYSSLRVLELAGGERHTFATHDEEMVVLPLAGGCAVECDGETIELTGRDSVFTGVSDFCYLPRDAEATISAAGAARLALPAARCERRLPVRYVPAADVPVELRGAGNCSRQVNNFCAAHVFEADKLIAVEVLTPGGNWSSYPPHKHDEDRPGVESELEEIYYFEVDAPAGREGMAYQRVYGTDERPIDVLAEVRTGDTVCMPHGWHGPSMAVPGYDLYYLNVMAGPAAERVWLICDDPAHAWIRETWTDQPVDPRLPLTEGSEA
- the iolD gene encoding 3D-(3,5/4)-trihydroxycyclohexane-1,2-dione acylhydrolase (decyclizing) — protein: MSTVRLTVAQATVRFLANQWSERDGDQQRLIAGCFGIFGHGNVAGLGQALLEHTEQMRYYLSRNEQAMVHAAVGYARTTNRLSMMACTTSIGPGATNLVTGAALATINRLPVLLLPGDIFATRVANPVLQELEDPRSYDVSVNDCLRPVSRYWDRVNRAEQLPAALLAAMRVLTDPVDTGAVTLAMPQDVQAEAYDWPAELFEPRVWHVARPQPEPAALARAVAEIRSAKRPLLVAGGGVKYSAATEALRAFADATGVPVAETQAGKGVLPWDHPCAVGAVGATGTQAANALARRADVVIGVGTRYSDFTTASHSAFAEPDVRFVNVNVAAMDTAKLAGTGLLADARAALQALTAELAGWRVGETVRAEVGELTQGWREVVDEVYAHDGSPLPQTAVLGVLNETVGERDVVVNAAGSMPGDLHKLWRARDPGQYHVEYGYSCMGYEIPAGLGIKLAAPEREVFVLIGDGSYLMLPQEIVTAVSEGIKLVIVLVDNAGFGSIGALSESVGAERFGTSYRMRNEATGMLDGGPLPVDLAANAASLGADVRRAGTRDELREALVAAAAADRTTVVYVPTDPIGRGPDSQSWWDVPVAEVASRASTRAAYADYETHRKQQRRHL
- the iolC gene encoding 5-dehydro-2-deoxygluconokinase; the encoded protein is MGRVGVDLYPEQTGTPLQHVERFGRFLGGSATNVAVAAARHGLRSAVITRTGDDPFGVYVHEALRGFGVDDRFVTAVPHLPTPVVFCEIFPPDSFPLYFYRYPKAPDLEIHAEELDLDAVRAARLFSVTGTGLSEEPSRTATLEALRAREHRDHTVIDLDYRPMFWPSRAEAGEVFGAAIEHATVAVGNLDEIEVAVGSREPKEAAQRLLDRGARLAIVKQGPKGVLAATRDERVEVPPVPVDVVNGLGAGDAFGGALCHGLLAGWDLATTMRFCNAAGAYVSARLACADAMPDTAEVEQLMRESG
- a CDS encoding aldolase gives rise to the protein MTPEQVPTVDVRELVERRIHEPAAIAEAAANRKRRNLVDANGRLLIVAVDHPARGALRVGDRPLAMADRKDLLERVLVALSRPGVDGVLATPDIVDDLLLLGALDGHLVIGSMNRGGLSGATFEIDDRFTAYDVDGVERAGLDGGKMLVRIDPGDHATAALLESSAQAVSGLAQRQLMAMVEPFLMRRVAGQLTTDLSPEAMARALGIASGLGTTSAYTWLKVPVVEDMERVMAAATLPALILGGDVTDDPDVVYARWAAALELPTVRGLVVGRSLLYPADDDVAAAVDTAVGLL
- a CDS encoding FAD-dependent oxidoreductase yields the protein MRDGRRPPGPRRRPHRGQVPGAAVPGVPRQRAALHRRPGAGRAGHRAQRGDDHGELPGRPDAAARHPADRHDPRAARARTRCADAHQDRRAAGVADADHAADVLAPPPHRRTGPPVAAGAARRHRRGPGGPAGIAGVDGWHQENRFLLSHRTPYGRGMQRVLVVGGGIGGLATATALAQRGVEVVLVERKPEFTVYGVGLGQPANALRVLDAIGVLDDVLDAGFAFDRIRIHDYDRVLIAEHRFLLGGAGLPAMSALPRKDLHRILVAATRAAGVDIRLGTVVADLVKDGPSVHVTFDDGRTGDFDLVVGFDGVKSTTRHELYGRACEPVPAGYSAWRTIVERPADVTCMEFYQGLGSKTGVMPLNEKQMYLFHIRPEPGRPRFDPADFCELLRDRLAGYGGLAAEIRDTLSTDLEIAYSPLEVTLVPPPWHRGRLVIAGDAAHPYPPHLTQGSAMALEDGMVLAEEAVSGKPVDQLLASYQERRYPRCAFVYSFSHQMLQTEQSITTQAQLDAARTELAANVSTRLAAADRFLDLPAFGSG
- a CDS encoding LysR family transcriptional regulator, with product MDLRQIDLNLLVALDALLRERHVTRAAQRLSVSQPAMSASLARLRRLLDDPLLVRSGRSLELTSFAESLQGPLRDILTRIEQTLSARPGFDPTRDARTFVVAATDYITLVLLRQLMGRLTALAPNVRLQVEPVLHQYADQLRTGEIDLLVLPREVVENVDGLASADLFTDRFVCAMAADHPDREGDLTVARFQELPYLAYRANGQRSTVDRELDELGIGRNVEMTTESFLVAPMLLPGTRLIAMIHERLGHALGALTRIRTVEPPVSLTPITQQMFWHPRRTDEPAHQWLREQLADIAVALEDQRE
- a CDS encoding ATP-binding cassette domain-containing protein, which translates into the protein MRPLVRLDEVGKRYGNIIALSGVSLDVYRGQITCVLGDNGAGKTTLIKIVAGLHQHDEGSFEVDDAPVQFASPREALERGIATVYQDLAVVPLMPVWRNFFLGSELTRGGWPVRRLDVATMRRTTKDELAKMGIDLRDVDQPIGTLSGGERQCVAIARAVYLGAKVLILDEPTAALGVKQSGVVLKYVAAAREAGLGVILVTHNPHHAFLVGDEFVLLKRGRMAASYAKAELDLDELTLQMAGGSELEALSEELEGMGTGEDA